The Pseudomonadota bacterium genome has a window encoding:
- a CDS encoding ABC transporter permease, producing MAGAALSEPGRVDWRLAAPLGLTYLAFFAAPLIILLAMSFAADDFFTAFSFHAWIDFWGDSFYRGVVYDTVRLGLVAVIATSLMAYPIALLFVASGPRMRKLLIFIILLPLLISVVIRTFAWIAILAREGVVNQTLIALGLTSTPLNLLQTELGLVIALSQIEMPLMLLPLITVMQQIDPSLSDASRALGGSKWRTFFKVTLPLSIPGWIAGATLVFASATTAFISQSIIGGARLVYLPSLIWQQAMVVYNWPFAAVASVTLLVAVLAGVTLFSLLGRFARTD from the coding sequence ATGGCGGGCGCGGCACTCTCAGAACCCGGACGTGTTGACTGGCGGCTCGCAGCGCCGCTTGGTTTGACCTATCTGGCGTTCTTTGCTGCGCCCCTCATCATCTTGCTGGCCATGTCGTTTGCGGCGGACGACTTCTTCACGGCCTTCTCGTTTCACGCGTGGATCGATTTCTGGGGCGACTCCTTTTATCGCGGCGTTGTCTACGACACGGTGCGCTTGGGACTGGTCGCGGTAATCGCGACCTCCCTCATGGCCTATCCGATCGCGCTGCTGTTCGTGGCCAGCGGACCGCGCATGCGCAAATTGCTGATCTTCATTATCCTGTTACCGCTGTTGATTTCGGTGGTGATCCGCACCTTCGCCTGGATCGCTATCCTGGCGCGAGAAGGCGTCGTCAATCAGACGCTGATTGCGTTGGGGCTCACATCAACGCCGCTTAACCTGCTTCAAACGGAACTTGGGCTCGTCATCGCTCTAAGCCAGATCGAAATGCCGTTGATGCTGTTGCCCCTTATAACGGTGATGCAGCAGATCGATCCGAGCCTCTCCGACGCGTCACGAGCACTTGGCGGCTCAAAATGGCGGACCTTTTTCAAGGTTACGCTGCCGCTTTCGATTCCCGGCTGGATTGCGGGGGCAACGCTTGTTTTTGCGTCCGCCACAACAGCGTTCATTTCGCAATCCATCATCGGCGGAGCGCGGCTCGTCTACCTTCCCTCTCTTATCTGGCAGCAGGCCATGGTCGTCTACAACTGGCCCTTTGCGGCCGTCGCATCCGTCACCCTTCTGGTTGCGGTGCTTGCGGGGGTAACCTTGTTCTCCCTGCTTGGCCGCTTCGCGCGTACGGACTGA
- a CDS encoding ABC transporter ATP-binding protein has translation MLKKAPSSEQAHSTAASTDQVGEHLTLDGITHSYGEGLAVDDVTLEVAGGELIALLGPSGCGKSTLLRIVAGFLEQTRGSVVIGDRNVDTLPPNRREVGIVFQNYALFPHMSVAENIAYGLDARGDDKASQAERVREMLATVRMEAFADRKPRQLSGGQQQRVALARALAVQPRILLLDEPFAALDKNLRLDMQIEIKRLQRQFALTAILVTHDQEEAMSIADRIAVMNSGKIEQLGTPVAIYDEPKTLFVNDFIGSSNRFDGEIVERKAQQYTVKLKNGAIWRVESSSGFAKGDAVIVTARPEQLELTSSARDDAFIVEHALSLPIGGSLIHDVETPSGTTVKVAAPRRPGEAAPPMGPTHCGLAKNATPILFPQPGG, from the coding sequence ATGCTCAAAAAGGCTCCTTCCTCGGAACAGGCGCACTCTACGGCAGCCTCTACCGACCAGGTTGGCGAACATCTCACCCTCGACGGCATCACGCATAGCTATGGGGAAGGCCTGGCAGTTGATGATGTGACCTTGGAGGTTGCAGGCGGCGAGTTGATCGCTCTTCTCGGCCCGTCAGGCTGCGGCAAATCCACCTTGCTGCGCATCGTTGCGGGCTTTTTGGAACAGACCCGCGGAAGTGTCGTGATTGGCGACCGAAACGTGGACACACTGCCGCCCAACCGGCGCGAAGTGGGTATCGTTTTCCAGAACTACGCGTTGTTCCCGCACATGAGTGTGGCTGAAAATATCGCGTACGGTCTGGATGCACGCGGCGATGACAAGGCCAGCCAGGCTGAACGTGTTCGCGAAATGCTCGCCACGGTCCGCATGGAAGCGTTTGCCGACCGGAAACCGCGACAGCTGTCTGGTGGCCAACAGCAACGTGTGGCGCTCGCACGAGCGCTCGCGGTCCAACCACGAATTTTGCTGCTGGACGAGCCTTTTGCGGCGCTTGACAAGAATCTTCGCCTCGACATGCAGATCGAGATCAAGCGTTTGCAGCGTCAGTTTGCGCTGACGGCTATACTGGTTACCCACGACCAGGAAGAGGCTATGTCGATCGCCGATCGCATCGCGGTCATGAACAGCGGAAAGATCGAACAGCTCGGCACACCCGTCGCAATCTACGACGAGCCCAAGACGCTGTTTGTGAACGACTTTATAGGCTCATCGAACAGGTTTGATGGGGAGATCGTAGAGCGCAAGGCGCAGCAATATACGGTCAAGCTGAAGAACGGCGCGATCTGGAGGGTCGAGAGCAGTAGCGGCTTTGCCAAGGGCGATGCGGTGATTGTCACCGCCCGGCCGGAACAGCTCGAATTGACCAGCTCAGCGCGGGATGACGCTTTCATCGTTGAGCACGCTCTCAGTCTGCCCATCGGTGGCTCGCTTATTCACGACGTTGAGACCCCGTCGGGAACCACCGTGAAAGTTGCCGCTCCTCGCAGACCCGGAGAAGCGGCGCCTCCTATGGGGCCGACGCACTGCGGCCTCGCCAAAAATGCAACCCCGATCCTTTTCCCCCAACCGGGCGGCTGA
- a CDS encoding extracellular solute-binding protein — protein MTQLTRRSILQGAAALGAASALPFSAARASGSLSAAIYPGTWDEAYRTVVAPLLKDNHDVDVAFDPLWAVDQVTKARAGRGVAPFDAFVLDPGPSASARDQDLFEPLDASMLTNASKLPEGMVTADAATVNVQVVGICYNPNAFDTPPTRWEQLFESPYVERLGLTGFQTTFGTVSLIEMSKVFGGSATDVEPIFAKLQEALPKVAAVTGPAGLPGLFQQGQIDLMYTNTNNVATLKARGVDIEFMAPETGAITFSTTLHVAKGAENVEEAHKYIDTAISAAAQSQLQLSPYNMIPVNKDVELSEDLYIKSVDELSDMVVHDWSIINPQRADWIERFNREITAS, from the coding sequence ATGACCCAATTGACCCGTCGTTCAATCTTGCAGGGCGCTGCCGCGCTCGGCGCCGCTTCGGCGCTGCCGTTTTCAGCCGCCCGCGCAAGCGGATCGCTTTCAGCCGCCATCTATCCCGGCACTTGGGATGAGGCCTACCGAACGGTCGTTGCGCCGCTTCTGAAGGACAACCATGATGTCGACGTGGCCTTTGACCCGCTTTGGGCTGTCGATCAGGTGACCAAAGCACGGGCCGGGCGTGGCGTCGCGCCGTTCGATGCTTTTGTTCTCGATCCCGGCCCTTCGGCTTCTGCGCGTGATCAGGATTTGTTCGAACCGCTAGATGCGTCGATGCTGACCAACGCCTCGAAACTGCCGGAAGGTATGGTCACCGCCGATGCTGCCACCGTGAACGTGCAGGTGGTGGGTATCTGCTACAACCCGAACGCCTTCGATACGCCGCCGACGCGTTGGGAGCAGCTGTTTGAAAGCCCCTATGTTGAGCGCCTTGGCCTGACGGGGTTCCAGACCACGTTCGGCACCGTGTCGCTGATTGAAATGTCCAAGGTGTTCGGTGGCTCGGCCACCGATGTGGAGCCCATCTTTGCCAAGCTGCAAGAGGCTCTGCCCAAAGTTGCCGCGGTGACCGGTCCTGCGGGCCTGCCGGGCTTGTTCCAGCAAGGTCAGATCGACCTGATGTATACCAACACCAACAATGTCGCGACGCTGAAAGCACGCGGCGTGGATATTGAGTTCATGGCTCCGGAGACGGGCGCTATCACCTTCTCGACGACGCTTCACGTCGCCAAAGGCGCCGAAAACGTGGAAGAGGCGCACAAATACATTGATACGGCGATCTCAGCGGCCGCGCAGTCCCAGCTTCAGCTTTCGCCGTACAACATGATCCCGGTCAACAAGGATGTTGAGTTGTCCGAGGATCTCTACATCAAGTCCGTCGATGAACTATCCGATATGGTTGTTCACGACTGGAGCATCATCAATCCACAGCGTGCCGATTGGATCGAGCGCTTCAACCGCGAAATCACCGCGAGCTAA
- a CDS encoding ABC transporter permease, which translates to MAKRRSTPSDLSYSFVMGGLAALGIAILIGPVLIVLLTSFTSSQALQFPPPGFSLEWYRSLFDPVQSGHIHTALANSLWVAAVATAFACVIATAAALAMAQIRGARARALEASFMSPLILPGLSYGLATLMFFAILGFRPSLNHLIIGHLVVIAPFVFRTTLASLSQFNPALLESSASLGATRLYAFRRITLPFIAPGIAAGAFLAFVASMDNVPVSLFLSSARTNMLPIRMWGMMETTLDVRVAAISGALIVIVLVLMIIMDRLTGLTRRMSAG; encoded by the coding sequence ATGGCAAAGCGGCGCAGCACTCCAAGTGACCTTTCCTACTCCTTTGTGATGGGTGGGTTGGCCGCACTTGGTATCGCGATCCTGATTGGTCCCGTCCTGATTGTGCTTTTGACGTCCTTCACATCGTCGCAAGCGCTGCAGTTCCCGCCCCCGGGGTTCTCTCTTGAATGGTACAGGTCGCTCTTCGACCCTGTGCAGTCGGGGCATATTCATACCGCGCTGGCAAACTCGCTTTGGGTAGCCGCCGTTGCGACGGCGTTTGCCTGCGTGATCGCAACTGCGGCAGCCTTGGCGATGGCGCAGATCCGGGGTGCGCGGGCAAGGGCCCTCGAAGCGAGTTTTATGTCGCCGCTTATTCTGCCAGGCCTGTCGTACGGTCTGGCAACCCTGATGTTCTTCGCGATCCTTGGTTTTCGTCCATCCCTCAATCACCTGATCATCGGTCATCTTGTGGTCATAGCGCCGTTCGTCTTCCGCACGACCCTTGCAAGTCTGTCGCAGTTCAACCCGGCGCTTCTCGAAAGTTCCGCGAGCCTCGGTGCGACGCGACTTTATGCCTTCCGGCGCATCACGTTGCCCTTTATCGCACCAGGGATAGCAGCGGGCGCATTTCTTGCATTTGTGGCATCGATGGACAACGTCCCCGTGTCACTCTTCCTATCGAGCGCGCGCACCAACATGCTGCCGATCCGGATGTGGGGCATGATGGAGACAACCCTCGATGTCCGTGTCGCCGCCATCTCCGGGGCACTCATTGTTATCGTCCTGGTCCTGATGATCATCATGGATCGGCTGACCGGCCTAACCAGACGCATGAGTGCGGGGTGA